From one Pseudoliparis swirei isolate HS2019 ecotype Mariana Trench chromosome 5, NWPU_hadal_v1, whole genome shotgun sequence genomic stretch:
- the gorab gene encoding RAB6-interacting golgin translates to MSGWAGFSEAELRKMQPQDSAMPASAARGRKPVPANRSRQQLQREKALQVVAQKSAGDFSLCLPPEQQLTKPPPKNDPEPPAGAPAVKHAVQTKPTEMKPAPEAQTPVVKELEKQEVALRKKTRLEQLQTGQKIIEERNKRKKALLTKTIAEKSKQTQAEALKLKRIQRELQALDDMVSNDIGILRGRIEQACCDYATARKRYERAEVEYVTAKLDLHKKTEVKEQLTEHLCAIIQQNELRKAHKLEELMQQLQLQATEEELERQEEEEEKKIKHGVEAQGDGKRADGSVADREDAVQSTDDCRPTEEEPVTEEKGGPEPRPTTEAPKTEHDGQTLASSVEGCVAASWRSEHIITLE, encoded by the exons ATGAGCGGATGGGCCGGTTTTTCTGAGGCGGAGCTTCGGAAGATGCAGCCCCAAG ACTCAGCGATGCCCGCATCGGCAGCCCGAGGGCGGAAACCGGTTCCAGCAAACCGGAGTCGGCAGCAGTTACAGCGGGAGAAGGCTCTTCAGGTAGTCGCTCAAAAAAGCGCCGGAGacttctctctctgcctccccccGGAGCAACAGCTCACCAAACCGCCGCCGAAGAACGATCCCGAGCCTCCAGCAGGAGCTCCGGCTGTCAAACACGCTGTGCAGACCAAACCCACCGAGATGAAGCCGGCTCCAGAGGCGCAGACCCCGGTTGTCAAAGAGCTGGAGAAACAAGAGGTGGCACT ACGGAAAAAGACGCGTCTGGAGCAATTGCAGACGGGGCAAAAGATAATCGAAGAGAGGAATAAGCGCAAGAAAGCTCTGCTGACAAAGACGATTGCTGAGAA GTCCAAACAGACTCAGGCAGAGGCTTTGAAGCTGAAGAGGATCCAGAGGGAGCTCCAGGCCCTCGATGACATGGTGTCCAATGATATCGGCATCCTGAGAGGAAGGATAGAACAAGCCTGCtgcgactacgccactgccag AAAGCGGTACGAGAGGGCAGAGGTGGAGTATGTCACGGCCAAGCTGGACCTGCACAAGAAGACGGAGGTGAAGGAGCAGCTGACGGAGCACCTGTGCGCCATCATCCAGCAGAACGAGCTGCGTAAAGCCCACAAGCTGGAGGAGCtgatgcagcagctgcagctgcaggcCACCGAGGAAGAGCTGGAgcggcaggaggaagaggaggagaagaagatcaAACACGGCGTTGAGGCGCAGGGCGACGGGAAACGGGCGGACGGCTCGGTGGCCGATCGGGAGGATGCGGTGCAATCGACCGACGACTGTCGACCCacggaggaggagcctgtgacggaggagaaaggaggtCCGGAGCCCCGCCCGACAACTGAAGCGCCGAAGACCGAACACGACGGTCAGACACTAGCAAGCTCTGTTGAAGGTTGCGTCGCAGCCTCCTGGCGCTCAGAACACATTATCACACTCGAGTAA